A genome region from Geminicoccus roseus DSM 18922 includes the following:
- the greA gene encoding transcription elongation factor GreA, producing MNKIPMTPMGHTRLEAELKRLKTVERPAVIRAIAEAREHGDLSENAEYHAARERQGFIEGRVMELEDKLSRAEVIDIATQSGSKVMFGATVKLVDEETDEKTSYQIVGPDEAEIQQGLLSIASPLAQALLGKESGETVEVSTPRGTRYFEILEVRFG from the coding sequence CTGAACAAGATCCCGATGACTCCCATGGGTCACACGCGGCTGGAGGCAGAGCTCAAGCGCCTGAAAACCGTCGAGCGACCGGCGGTGATCCGGGCGATCGCCGAGGCGCGCGAGCACGGCGATCTGTCCGAGAACGCGGAATATCACGCGGCACGGGAACGGCAGGGCTTCATCGAGGGCCGGGTCATGGAGCTGGAGGACAAGCTCTCCCGCGCCGAAGTGATCGACATCGCCACCCAGTCGGGCAGCAAGGTGATGTTCGGCGCCACGGTGAAGCTGGTCGACGAGGAGACCGACGAGAAGACCTCCTACCAGATCGTCGGCCCCGACGAGGCCGAGATCCAGCAGGGCCTGCTCTCGATCGCCTCGCCGCTCGCCCAGGCGCTGCTCGGCAAGGAAAGCGGCGAGACGGTCGAAGTCTCGACCCCGCGCGGCACCCGCTATTTCGAGATCCTCGAAGTCCGGTTCGGCTAA
- the carB gene encoding carbamoyl-phosphate synthase large subunit yields MPKRTDIKSILVIGAGPIVIGQACEFDYSGTQACKALRGEGYRIVLVNSNPATIMTDPETADATYIEPITPDFVAKIIEKERPDALLPTMGGQTALNTAKALAESGVLDKFGVELIGAKLPAIDKAEDRAQFREAMIKIGLDMPKSVVVRSMEQAREALELTGLPAIIRPSFTLGGTGGGIAYNREEFERIVTSGLDASPITEVLVEESVLGWKEYEMEVVRDKADNCIIICSIENVDPMGVHTGDSITVAPALTLTDKEYQRMRSASIAVLREVGVDTGGSNVQFAIDPASGRMVVIEMNPRVSRSSALASKATGFPIAKVAALLAVGYTLDEVQNDITRVTPASFEPSIDYVVTKIPRFTFEKFPETEPLLSTAMKSVGEVMAIGRTFQESLQKALRGLETGLSGLDEIELPADVPPHDALVEMLGQPTPDRFRVAAQALREGMSVEEIHKITRFDPWFLRQIEEIVHTEAALAADGLPGTRDELHRLKAMGFSDKRLARLVGSSEDAVRAQRHALKVHPVYKRIDTCAAEFESQTPYMYSTYETPAFGEDEAEDESRPSDRTKVIILGGGPNRIGQGIEFDYCCVHAAFGLKDAGFETVMVNCNPETVSTDPDTSDRLYFEPLTAEDVLEICAKEASNGTLLGCIVQLGGQTPLKLSHHLEKAGIPILGTPVDSIDLAEDRERFQGLLHRLGLKQPESAVANGADEAVSKANELGYPVMLRPSYVLGGRAMRIVHDETDAKAFAKEAAAVSEQGAVLIDRYLSDAIEVDVDVIADGTDSVVAGVMEHIEEAGVHSGDSACSLPPYSLPKHVIAEIERQSKALAKALNVRGLMNVQFAVKGEVVYILEVNPRASRTVPFVAKAIGRQLAKMAARIMAGEPLSSFDLDLRALDHVAVKEAVFPFARFPGVDLILGPEMKSTGEVMGLDRDFGTAFLKGQIGSGQALPKSGTVFLSVRDQDKPAAVEMGRRMVELGYGIVATTGTAAVLRGASVPVEEINKVHEGRPHVVDRIKDKGVVLVINTTDGRQAIKDSYSLRREALMNRVPYTTTLAGAKAVVQALGALASGDLAVVPLQAYFQLSRADDLVSPGARGA; encoded by the coding sequence ATGCCCAAACGTACCGACATCAAGTCGATCCTGGTGATCGGCGCCGGCCCGATCGTGATCGGGCAGGCCTGCGAGTTCGACTATTCCGGCACCCAGGCCTGCAAGGCGCTGCGCGGCGAGGGCTATCGGATCGTCCTGGTCAATTCGAACCCGGCGACGATCATGACCGACCCGGAGACGGCCGACGCCACCTATATCGAGCCGATCACCCCGGACTTCGTCGCCAAGATCATCGAGAAGGAGCGCCCGGACGCGCTGCTGCCGACCATGGGCGGGCAGACGGCGCTGAACACCGCCAAGGCGCTGGCCGAGAGCGGCGTCCTGGACAAGTTCGGGGTCGAGCTGATCGGCGCCAAGCTGCCGGCCATCGACAAGGCCGAGGACCGGGCGCAGTTCCGCGAGGCGATGATCAAGATCGGCCTCGACATGCCGAAATCGGTGGTCGTGCGCTCGATGGAGCAGGCGCGGGAAGCGCTGGAGCTGACCGGCCTGCCGGCGATCATCCGCCCCTCCTTCACGCTGGGCGGCACCGGCGGCGGCATCGCCTACAACCGGGAAGAGTTCGAGCGGATCGTCACCTCCGGCCTGGACGCCTCGCCGATCACCGAGGTGCTGGTCGAGGAATCGGTGCTGGGCTGGAAGGAGTACGAGATGGAGGTGGTCCGCGACAAGGCGGACAACTGCATCATCATCTGCTCCATCGAGAACGTCGATCCGATGGGCGTGCATACCGGCGACAGCATCACCGTCGCCCCGGCGCTCACGCTGACCGACAAGGAATACCAGCGGATGCGCTCGGCCTCGATCGCCGTGCTGCGCGAGGTGGGCGTCGATACCGGCGGCTCCAACGTGCAGTTCGCGATCGATCCCGCCAGCGGCCGCATGGTCGTGATCGAGATGAACCCGCGGGTGTCGCGCTCCTCCGCCCTGGCCTCCAAGGCGACCGGCTTCCCGATCGCCAAGGTCGCGGCCCTCCTGGCGGTGGGCTACACGCTGGACGAGGTGCAGAACGACATCACCCGGGTGACGCCGGCCAGCTTCGAGCCGTCGATCGACTACGTGGTCACCAAGATCCCGCGCTTCACCTTCGAGAAGTTCCCCGAAACCGAGCCGTTGCTTTCCACCGCGATGAAGTCGGTGGGCGAGGTGATGGCGATCGGGCGGACCTTCCAGGAAAGCCTGCAGAAGGCGCTGCGCGGCCTGGAGACCGGCCTGTCCGGCCTGGACGAGATCGAGCTGCCCGCCGACGTCCCGCCGCATGACGCGCTGGTGGAGATGCTGGGCCAGCCGACCCCGGACCGGTTCCGGGTGGCGGCGCAGGCGCTGCGCGAGGGCATGAGCGTCGAGGAGATCCACAAGATCACCCGGTTCGACCCCTGGTTCCTGCGCCAGATCGAGGAGATCGTCCACACCGAGGCGGCGCTCGCGGCGGACGGCCTGCCTGGCACGCGGGACGAGCTGCACCGGCTCAAGGCCATGGGCTTTTCCGACAAGCGCCTGGCCAGGCTGGTCGGCAGCAGCGAGGACGCGGTCCGCGCCCAGCGCCATGCCCTCAAGGTGCACCCGGTCTACAAGCGGATCGACACCTGCGCCGCCGAGTTCGAATCGCAGACGCCCTACATGTACTCGACCTACGAGACGCCGGCGTTCGGCGAGGACGAGGCCGAGGACGAGAGCCGGCCTTCCGACCGCACCAAGGTCATCATCCTGGGCGGCGGGCCAAACCGGATCGGCCAGGGCATCGAGTTCGACTATTGCTGCGTGCATGCCGCGTTCGGGCTGAAGGACGCCGGCTTCGAGACGGTGATGGTCAACTGCAACCCGGAGACGGTGTCCACCGACCCGGACACGTCCGACCGCCTTTATTTCGAGCCGCTGACCGCCGAGGACGTCCTGGAGATCTGCGCCAAGGAGGCCAGCAACGGCACGCTGCTCGGCTGCATCGTCCAGCTGGGCGGGCAGACCCCGCTCAAGCTCAGCCACCACCTGGAGAAGGCCGGGATCCCGATCCTGGGCACCCCGGTCGATTCGATCGACCTCGCCGAGGACCGCGAGCGCTTCCAGGGCCTTCTCCACCGGCTGGGGCTGAAGCAGCCGGAGAGCGCGGTTGCCAACGGCGCCGACGAGGCGGTGAGCAAGGCCAACGAGCTGGGCTACCCGGTGATGCTGCGGCCGTCCTACGTGCTGGGCGGCCGGGCGATGCGGATCGTCCATGACGAGACCGACGCCAAGGCCTTCGCCAAGGAAGCGGCGGCGGTGTCCGAGCAGGGGGCGGTGCTGATCGACCGCTATCTGTCGGACGCGATCGAGGTCGATGTCGACGTGATCGCCGACGGCACCGACAGCGTGGTCGCCGGGGTGATGGAACATATCGAGGAGGCCGGCGTCCATTCGGGCGACAGCGCCTGCTCGCTGCCGCCCTACTCCCTGCCCAAGCACGTGATCGCCGAGATCGAGCGGCAGTCCAAGGCGCTGGCCAAGGCGCTGAACGTGCGCGGCCTGATGAACGTGCAGTTCGCGGTCAAGGGCGAGGTCGTCTACATCCTGGAGGTGAACCCGCGCGCCTCGCGGACCGTGCCGTTCGTGGCCAAGGCGATCGGCCGGCAGCTCGCCAAGATGGCGGCGCGGATCATGGCGGGCGAGCCCCTGTCCAGCTTCGACCTGGACCTGCGCGCGCTCGACCATGTCGCGGTCAAGGAGGCCGTGTTCCCGTTCGCCCGCTTCCCGGGCGTCGACCTGATCCTGGGGCCGGAAATGAAGTCGACCGGCGAGGTGATGGGCCTGGACCGCGACTTCGGCACCGCCTTCCTCAAGGGCCAGATCGGCTCCGGCCAGGCGCTGCCGAAGAGCGGCACGGTGTTCTTGTCGGTGCGCGACCAGGACAAGCCCGCCGCGGTCGAGATGGGCCGGCGGATGGTCGAGCTCGGCTACGGCATCGTCGCGACCACCGGCACGGCGGCGGTGCTGCGCGGGGCCAGCGTGCCGGTCGAGGAGATCAACAAGGTCCATGAGGGCCGGCCGCACGTGGTGGACCGGATCAAGGACAAGGGCGTCGTGCTGGTGATCAACACCACCGACGGGCGCCAGGCGATCAAGGACAGCTACTCCTTGCGGCGCGAGGCCCTGATGAACCGGGTGCCGTACACGACGACGCTCGCCGGCGCCAAGGCGGTGGTCCAGGCCCTGGGGGCGCTGGCCAGCGGCGATCTTGCGGTGGTACCGTTGCAAGCCTATTTTCAGCTATCCCGAGCCGACGATTTGGTGTCCCCAGGCGCGCGTGGAGCGTGA
- a CDS encoding LysR family transcriptional regulator produces the protein MVARGTQDKDFFKTEGPDWDRIRIFHSVAEAGSFTKAADRLGLSQSAISRQISALEDELGAAVFHRHARGLVLTEQGEILLETAREIARKMAMTVTALQERRDEPAGHLRITTTVGIGTVWLTHHLPAFLDLYPEITVALMVTDDDLDLGMRQADVALRLTRPTQGDLVQRKLMTSHTHIYAAPGYLAKHGLPERPDDLDRHRLIVYGDEAPVPSLNWILTAGKDEEGQAAPRRPTMTVNHVYGMLRTAEAGLGLASLPDYLGAPSKNLVRVLPDLEGPVFTCYFVYPEELRASKRVTVFRDFLLEKVAEQPVW, from the coding sequence ATGGTCGCCCGAGGGACGCAGGACAAGGACTTCTTCAAGACCGAAGGCCCCGACTGGGACCGGATCCGGATCTTCCATTCGGTGGCGGAGGCGGGAAGCTTCACCAAGGCGGCCGACCGGCTGGGCCTGTCGCAGTCGGCGATCAGCCGGCAGATCAGCGCGCTGGAGGACGAGCTGGGCGCTGCGGTGTTCCACCGGCATGCCCGCGGCCTGGTGCTGACCGAGCAGGGCGAGATCCTGCTGGAGACCGCCCGGGAGATCGCGCGCAAGATGGCGATGACCGTCACGGCGCTCCAGGAGCGCCGTGACGAGCCGGCCGGCCATCTGCGGATCACCACCACGGTGGGCATCGGCACGGTCTGGCTGACCCACCACCTGCCGGCGTTCCTGGACCTTTATCCCGAGATCACCGTCGCCCTGATGGTGACCGACGATGACCTGGACCTGGGGATGCGCCAGGCCGACGTGGCGCTGCGGCTGACCCGGCCGACCCAGGGCGACCTCGTCCAGCGCAAGCTGATGACCTCGCACACCCACATCTATGCAGCGCCGGGCTACCTGGCCAAGCATGGCCTGCCCGAGCGGCCGGACGACCTGGATCGGCACCGGCTGATCGTCTACGGCGACGAGGCGCCGGTACCCTCGCTGAACTGGATCCTGACGGCAGGCAAGGACGAGGAAGGCCAGGCGGCGCCGCGCCGGCCGACCATGACCGTCAACCATGTCTACGGCATGCTGCGCACGGCGGAAGCCGGGCTGGGCCTGGCCTCGCTCCCCGACTATCTGGGCGCCCCCAGCAAGAACCTGGTTCGGGTCCTGCCCGACCTCGAGGGCCCGGTGTTCACCTGCTATTTCGTTTATCCGGAGGAGCTGCGCGCTTCCAAGCGGGTAACGGTCTTCCGCGACTTCCTGCTGGAAAAGGTCGCAGAGCAGCCGGTCTGGTAA
- a CDS encoding GatB/YqeY domain-containing protein codes for MAARRAVRTVRPRRATHASTGGGLVLREKLAAALKEASTLNDERAIRTLRLVRCALNERRFCDKESGRSDEIEDCDLEQMMAAMIAQRREQIGRYEEQGQLELARQEEEEIEIISRFLTPAMSEEDTAQAVDAALARTGAQKVKDLGRVLAELKAEFAGRMDFSRAKLILQQRLH; via the coding sequence TTGGCGGCTCGCAGGGCCGTTCGGACCGTTCGTCCGCGACGAGCTACCCATGCGTCCACCGGAGGTGGGTTGGTGTTACGTGAAAAACTGGCGGCCGCTCTCAAGGAGGCCTCCACCCTCAACGACGAGCGTGCGATCCGCACGCTGCGTCTCGTCCGATGTGCACTGAACGAGCGACGGTTCTGTGACAAGGAATCCGGCCGGAGCGACGAGATCGAGGATTGCGATCTCGAGCAGATGATGGCGGCGATGATCGCGCAGCGGCGCGAGCAGATCGGCCGCTACGAGGAGCAGGGCCAGCTGGAGCTGGCCCGGCAGGAAGAGGAGGAGATCGAGATCATCTCCCGCTTCCTCACGCCCGCGATGAGCGAGGAAGACACCGCCCAGGCGGTGGACGCCGCGCTGGCGCGCACCGGCGCGCAGAAGGTCAAGGACCTGGGCCGGGTGCTGGCCGAGCTGAAGGCCGAGTTCGCGGGACGGATGGATTTCAGCCGCGCGAAGCTCATCCTGCAGCAGCGGCTGCACTGA
- a CDS encoding mitochondrial fission ELM1 family protein — MSSVSPVVWGLLDDRPGHATQVQGIGDALPWPMVEKHMGFGWLSRFDVRILGASVVGLNRKARSALEPPWPDLLITCGRRCLPVARWIKKQAGGRTRIVHVMRPAVSTDIDLLVLPHHDRKLTHEEVEVVRVTGAPHRVSARRLNEARERMAQRFAHLPRPRLAVLAGGPARHVQYRRDWARDLGLRAMALAQSMGGSLMVTTSRRTGETSAAELEATLKLPHVSWKPGDPGENPYLGMLALADAIVVGVDSVSMMSEACATGKPVYVYGGDKLVGHKLKMLVARLFKEGRIVALGDPFDHTPPPPLDSAGLVARVVMERAELWFPPVARVNGTLSEAR; from the coding sequence GTGTCGTCTGTCTCGCCGGTCGTCTGGGGATTGCTGGACGACCGGCCGGGCCATGCCACGCAGGTGCAAGGCATCGGCGACGCGCTGCCCTGGCCCATGGTCGAGAAACACATGGGCTTTGGCTGGCTGTCGCGCTTCGACGTGCGGATCCTGGGGGCGAGCGTCGTCGGGCTGAACCGCAAGGCGAGGTCGGCCCTGGAGCCGCCCTGGCCGGACCTCCTGATCACCTGCGGCCGGCGCTGCCTGCCGGTGGCGCGCTGGATCAAGAAGCAGGCCGGCGGCCGGACCCGGATCGTCCACGTGATGCGGCCGGCGGTCTCCACCGACATCGACCTGCTGGTCCTGCCGCATCACGACCGCAAGCTCACCCACGAGGAGGTGGAGGTGGTCCGGGTCACCGGCGCCCCGCACCGGGTGAGCGCGCGCCGCCTGAACGAGGCGCGCGAGCGCATGGCCCAGCGCTTCGCCCACCTGCCCCGGCCGCGGCTGGCGGTGCTGGCGGGCGGGCCTGCCCGCCACGTGCAGTACCGGCGCGACTGGGCGCGCGACCTGGGGCTGCGGGCGATGGCGCTGGCCCAGAGCATGGGCGGCTCGCTGATGGTCACCACCAGCCGGCGGACCGGCGAGACTTCCGCCGCCGAGCTGGAGGCGACCCTGAAGCTGCCGCATGTGAGCTGGAAGCCTGGCGATCCCGGCGAGAATCCCTATCTGGGGATGCTGGCCCTGGCGGATGCGATCGTGGTGGGCGTGGATTCGGTGTCGATGATGAGCGAGGCCTGCGCCACCGGCAAGCCGGTCTACGTCTATGGCGGCGACAAGCTGGTCGGCCACAAGCTCAAGATGCTGGTGGCAAGGCTGTTCAAGGAAGGGCGCATTGTCGCCTTGGGCGATCCGTTCGACCACACGCCGCCGCCGCCGCTGGATTCGGCCGGCCTGGTCGCCCGGGTGGTCATGGAGCGTGCCGAACTGTGGTTCCCACCGGTCGCTCGTGTTAATGGGACGTTGTCGGAGGCGAGATGA
- the carA gene encoding glutamine-hydrolyzing carbamoyl-phosphate synthase small subunit: protein MTNPGSKPTAALALADGTVFLGRGHGAAGIRTAEIVFNTAITGYQEILTDPSYAGQIVTFTFPHIGNVGVNGEDTEAGTPYAAGAVFRAFPTAPSNWRAERSLEQWLADHGIGAISGIDTRRLTRHLRDRGAQNAALQVAPDGALDLDALKKAAAGAPSMVGQDLATGVSATQRYGWQQAGWSIPGGYTVGSGDGPHVVVVDYGIKSNILRSLAEQGCRITVVPATTTAEEIRALDPDGVLFGNGPGDPAATGAHAVPVIKDVVDADLPVFGICLGHQLLGLALGAKTTKMRFGHHGANHPVKDFTTGRVEITSQNHGFAIDETGLPASIQVTHRSLFDGTIQGIALEGRPVFSVQYHPEASPGPADSSYLFQRFVEAVRARRASA, encoded by the coding sequence ATGACCAACCCAGGCTCCAAGCCTACCGCCGCCCTGGCGCTCGCCGACGGCACCGTGTTCCTCGGCCGAGGCCATGGTGCAGCCGGCATCCGCACCGCCGAGATCGTGTTCAACACCGCGATCACCGGCTACCAGGAGATTCTGACCGATCCGTCCTATGCCGGGCAGATCGTGACCTTCACGTTTCCGCATATCGGCAATGTCGGAGTGAATGGCGAGGACACCGAGGCTGGCACGCCCTATGCGGCCGGCGCCGTGTTCCGCGCCTTCCCGACCGCCCCCTCCAACTGGCGCGCCGAGCGTTCGCTGGAGCAGTGGCTGGCCGATCACGGGATCGGCGCGATCTCGGGCATCGACACCCGCCGGCTGACCCGGCACCTGCGCGACCGCGGCGCGCAGAACGCCGCCCTGCAGGTCGCCCCCGACGGGGCCCTCGACCTCGACGCCCTCAAGAAGGCCGCCGCCGGCGCGCCCTCGATGGTCGGCCAGGATCTCGCCACCGGCGTCTCCGCCACCCAGCGCTATGGCTGGCAGCAGGCCGGCTGGTCGATCCCGGGCGGCTACACGGTGGGCAGCGGCGACGGCCCGCACGTCGTGGTGGTCGACTACGGCATCAAGAGCAACATCCTGCGCTCGCTGGCCGAGCAGGGCTGCCGGATCACGGTGGTCCCGGCCACCACCACCGCCGAAGAGATCCGGGCGCTGGACCCGGACGGGGTGCTGTTCGGCAACGGCCCAGGCGATCCCGCCGCCACCGGCGCCCATGCGGTGCCGGTGATCAAGGACGTGGTCGATGCGGACCTGCCGGTGTTCGGCATCTGCCTTGGCCACCAGCTGCTGGGCCTGGCGCTGGGCGCCAAGACCACCAAGATGCGCTTTGGCCACCACGGCGCGAACCACCCGGTGAAGGACTTCACCACTGGGCGGGTCGAGATCACCTCCCAGAACCACGGCTTCGCCATCGACGAGACCGGCCTGCCCGCCAGCATCCAGGTCACCCACCGCTCGCTGTTCGACGGCACGATCCAGGGCATCGCGCTGGAAGGCCGGCCGGTGTTCTCGGTCCAGTACCATCCGGAAGCGTCGCCCGGTCCGGCCGACAGCAGCTACCTGTTCCAGCGTTTCGTGGAGGCTGTGCGCGCCCGCCGCGCCTCCGCCTGA
- the trxB gene encoding thioredoxin-disulfide reductase, with amino-acid sequence MNERHAQVLVIGGGPAGYTAAIYAARANLKPVLIQGMQPGGQLSITTDVENYPGFAEVIQGPWLMEQMSAQAEHCGTEMIYDLVTDVDLSVRPFRLTMDGGSIFTCDALIIATGAQARWLGIDAENRFMGHGVSACATCDGFFFRGKRVVVVGGGNTAVEEALYLAGLAAHVTLVHRRDTLRAEKILQDRLFARSNVEVVWDAVVTDLTGTTDPKGVTGAILTSTKDGSSREIPADGLFVAIGHDPATGLFKGKLAMDDEGYLLTERGRTFTSVDGVFAAGDVQDKIYRQAVTAAGSGCMAALDAERWLAAKGMH; translated from the coding sequence ATGAACGAGCGACACGCGCAGGTGCTGGTGATCGGCGGCGGCCCAGCAGGCTATACCGCGGCGATCTATGCCGCCCGCGCCAACCTCAAGCCGGTGCTGATCCAGGGAATGCAGCCCGGCGGGCAGCTCTCGATCACCACGGACGTGGAGAACTATCCGGGCTTTGCCGAGGTCATCCAGGGTCCCTGGCTGATGGAGCAGATGTCGGCCCAGGCCGAGCATTGCGGCACCGAGATGATCTACGACCTGGTCACCGACGTCGACCTGTCGGTGCGGCCGTTCCGGCTGACCATGGACGGCGGCAGCATCTTCACCTGCGACGCCCTGATCATCGCCACCGGCGCCCAGGCGCGCTGGCTGGGGATCGACGCCGAGAACCGCTTCATGGGCCATGGCGTGTCCGCCTGCGCCACCTGCGACGGGTTCTTCTTCCGCGGCAAGCGGGTGGTCGTGGTCGGCGGCGGCAACACCGCGGTGGAGGAGGCCCTCTACCTGGCGGGGCTGGCCGCGCACGTGACGCTGGTGCACCGGCGCGACACGCTGCGCGCCGAGAAGATCCTGCAGGACCGGCTGTTCGCCCGCTCCAATGTCGAGGTTGTCTGGGATGCGGTGGTCACCGACCTCACCGGCACCACCGACCCCAAGGGGGTGACCGGGGCGATCCTGACCTCCACCAAGGACGGCTCCAGCCGCGAGATCCCGGCGGACGGCCTGTTCGTGGCGATCGGCCACGACCCGGCGACCGGGCTGTTCAAGGGCAAGCTCGCCATGGACGACGAGGGCTACCTGCTCACCGAGCGCGGCCGGACCTTCACCTCGGTGGATGGCGTGTTCGCCGCGGGCGACGTCCAGGACAAGATCTATCGCCAGGCCGTGACGGCCGCCGGATCGGGCTGCATGGCGGCGCTGGATGCGGAGCGCTGGCTGGCCGCCAAAGGGATGCACTGA
- the dnaG gene encoding DNA primase, protein MSSGPRPNLDEFKARLPLVEIVARHVRMVRKGREWQGLCPFHKEKSPSFAVVEDKGFFHCFGCGAHGNAIDFIMRAENLEFGDALERLEELTGILAPRREGPAAPRVDQDLYAVNAAAAEWFAVQLAGAAGREARAYLERRDLRPDKIQAFGLGFAPGGGHALVEALSARGLSVQKLAEAGLVLIDQETGRAPFDRFRNRLMFPIRDERGRVVGFGGRAFGDAKPKYLNTAETPLFHKGEQLYGLDLALAPARAARRVVVVEGYVDVIAMHEAGLPFAVAPLGTALGERQLQRLWKLSAEPVLCFDGDEAGRRAADRAAERALPFLAPERSLRVAFLPPGKDPDDLLRSEGAQAVHRVVEGAVALVDFLWSIAIEGRPIDTPERRAALRRDSVERLRRIGDPELQRQYVTEFRRRLDILMPFRAPQARRQPMIAQVAGSSLRPFDERERLERALLAPVIGEPRLLRSLEEDIADFGWKIPDHRRLVSHMLEWYALSLEEDAGAELDGSALHHHLASSGLGELVDRILGDRSSGNNQRQATSDELVLEQWARLRGKRALRARARAAFAGSVNSDGDVGD, encoded by the coding sequence GTGAGCAGCGGGCCACGGCCGAACCTGGACGAGTTCAAGGCGCGGCTGCCGCTGGTCGAGATCGTCGCCCGCCATGTCCGCATGGTCCGCAAGGGGCGCGAGTGGCAGGGGCTCTGCCCGTTCCACAAGGAAAAGAGCCCGTCCTTCGCCGTGGTGGAGGACAAGGGCTTCTTCCACTGCTTTGGCTGCGGTGCCCACGGCAACGCCATCGACTTCATCATGCGGGCCGAGAACCTGGAGTTCGGCGACGCCCTGGAGCGCCTGGAGGAGCTGACCGGCATCCTCGCACCCAGGCGCGAGGGGCCGGCCGCGCCCCGGGTCGACCAGGACCTCTACGCGGTCAACGCCGCCGCGGCCGAGTGGTTCGCGGTCCAGCTCGCCGGGGCCGCGGGCCGGGAGGCGCGGGCCTATCTGGAGCGCCGCGACCTGCGCCCCGACAAGATCCAGGCGTTCGGCCTGGGCTTTGCCCCTGGCGGCGGCCATGCCCTGGTCGAGGCGCTCTCGGCGCGGGGCCTGTCGGTGCAGAAGCTGGCCGAGGCCGGCCTGGTCCTGATCGACCAGGAAACCGGCCGGGCACCCTTCGACCGGTTCCGCAACCGCCTGATGTTCCCGATCCGCGACGAGCGGGGCCGGGTGGTGGGGTTTGGCGGCCGGGCGTTCGGCGACGCCAAGCCCAAATACCTGAACACCGCGGAAACGCCGCTCTTCCACAAGGGCGAGCAGCTCTACGGCCTCGACCTGGCGCTGGCCCCGGCCAGGGCCGCCCGGCGGGTCGTGGTGGTCGAGGGCTATGTCGACGTGATCGCCATGCACGAGGCGGGCCTGCCGTTCGCGGTGGCGCCGCTCGGCACCGCCCTGGGCGAGCGCCAGCTGCAGCGGCTCTGGAAGCTCTCGGCCGAGCCGGTCCTGTGCTTCGACGGCGACGAGGCCGGCCGCCGGGCGGCCGACCGGGCCGCCGAGCGGGCTTTGCCGTTCCTGGCGCCGGAGCGCTCCCTGCGGGTGGCGTTCCTGCCGCCCGGCAAGGACCCGGACGACCTGCTGCGCAGCGAGGGCGCCCAGGCGGTCCACCGGGTGGTCGAGGGGGCGGTGGCGCTGGTCGACTTCCTCTGGTCGATCGCCATTGAGGGAAGGCCGATCGACACGCCGGAGCGACGGGCGGCCCTGCGCCGCGATTCGGTCGAGCGGCTGCGCCGGATCGGCGATCCCGAGCTGCAGCGGCAGTACGTGACCGAGTTCCGGCGCCGCCTCGACATCCTGATGCCGTTCCGCGCCCCCCAGGCGCGCCGCCAGCCCATGATCGCCCAGGTCGCCGGCAGCAGCCTGCGCCCGTTCGACGAGCGCGAGCGGCTGGAGCGGGCGCTGCTGGCGCCGGTGATCGGCGAGCCGCGCCTCTTGCGCTCCCTGGAGGAGGACATCGCCGACTTCGGGTGGAAGATTCCCGACCACCGGCGGCTCGTCAGCCACATGCTGGAGTGGTATGCGCTCTCTTTGGAGGAAGATGCCGGTGCAGAGCTTGACGGCAGCGCCCTGCACCACCATCTGGCCAGTTCAGGCTTGGGCGAACTCGTCGACCGGATCCTTGGTGATCGGTCATCTGGTAACAACCAGCGCCAGGCGACGTCGGACGAACTGGTCCTCGAACAGTGGGCCAGGCTTCGCGGGAAGAGAGCGCTGCGTGCGCGTGCGCGTGCAGCCTTCGCGGGATCGGTGAATTCCGACGGCGACGTCGGGGATTGA